A window from Symphalangus syndactylus isolate Jambi chromosome 22, NHGRI_mSymSyn1-v2.1_pri, whole genome shotgun sequence encodes these proteins:
- the NBL1 gene encoding neuroblastoma suppressor of tumorigenicity 1 isoform X1 produces the protein MLGNLMSQTSRTVSIWKFPAKLGITHGHKALEATGMMLRVLVGAVLPAMLLAAPPPINKLALFPDKSAWCEAKNITQIVGHSGCEAKSIQNRACLGQCFSYSVPNTFPQSTESLVHCDSCMPAQSMWEIVTLECPGHEEVPRVDKLVEKILHCSCQACGKEPSHEGLSVYVQGEDGPGSQPGTHPHPHPHPHPGGQTPEPEDPPGAPHTEEEGAED, from the exons ATGCTCGGCAACCTCATGAGTCAGACGAGCAGGACTGTGTCTATCTGGAAGTTTCCAGCCAAGCTAGgtataacacatggacacaa GGCTCTGGAGGCCACGGGCATGATGCTTCGGGTCCTGGTGGGGGCTGTCCTCCCTGCCATGCTACTGGCTGCCCCACCGCCCATCAACAAGCTGGCACTGTTCCCAGATAAGAGTGCCTGGTGTGAAGCCAAGAACATCACCCAGATCGTGGGCCACAGCGGCTGTGAGGCCAAGTCCATCCAGAACAG GGCGTGCTTAGGACAGTGCTTCAGTTACAGCGTCCCCAACACCTTCCCGCAGTCCACAGAGTCCCTGGTTCACTGTGACTCCTGCATGCCAGCCCAGTCCATGTGGGAGATT GTGACGCTGGAGTGCCCGGGCCACGAGGAGGTGCCCAGGGTGGACAAGCTGGTGGAGAAGATCCTGCACTGTAGCTGCCAGGCCTGCGGCAAGGAGCCTAGTCACGAGGGGCTGAGCGTCTATGTGCAGGGCGAGGATGGGCCGGGATCCCAGCCCGgcacccaccctcacccccatccccatccccaccctggCGGGCAGACCCCTGAGCCCGAGGACCCCCCTGGGGCCCCCCACACGGAGGAAGAGGGGGCTGAGGACTGA
- the NBL1 gene encoding neuroblastoma suppressor of tumorigenicity 1 isoform X3: MMLRVLVGAVLPAMLLAAPPPINKLALFPDKSAWCEAKNITQIVGHSGCEAKSIQNRACLGQCFSYSVPNTFPQSTESLVHCDSCMPAQSMWEIVTLECPGHEEVPRVDKLVEKILHCSCQACGKEPSHEGLSVYVQGEDGPGSQPGTHPHPHPHPHPGGQTPEPEDPPGAPHTEEEGAED; the protein is encoded by the exons ATGATGCTTCGGGTCCTGGTGGGGGCTGTCCTCCCTGCCATGCTACTGGCTGCCCCACCGCCCATCAACAAGCTGGCACTGTTCCCAGATAAGAGTGCCTGGTGTGAAGCCAAGAACATCACCCAGATCGTGGGCCACAGCGGCTGTGAGGCCAAGTCCATCCAGAACAG GGCGTGCTTAGGACAGTGCTTCAGTTACAGCGTCCCCAACACCTTCCCGCAGTCCACAGAGTCCCTGGTTCACTGTGACTCCTGCATGCCAGCCCAGTCCATGTGGGAGATT GTGACGCTGGAGTGCCCGGGCCACGAGGAGGTGCCCAGGGTGGACAAGCTGGTGGAGAAGATCCTGCACTGTAGCTGCCAGGCCTGCGGCAAGGAGCCTAGTCACGAGGGGCTGAGCGTCTATGTGCAGGGCGAGGATGGGCCGGGATCCCAGCCCGgcacccaccctcacccccatccccatccccaccctggCGGGCAGACCCCTGAGCCCGAGGACCCCCCTGGGGCCCCCCACACGGAGGAAGAGGGGGCTGAGGACTGA
- the NBL1 gene encoding neuroblastoma suppressor of tumorigenicity 1 isoform X2 — protein MCSPALQQLISMDLFWRLFLVCGQEGLQALEATGMMLRVLVGAVLPAMLLAAPPPINKLALFPDKSAWCEAKNITQIVGHSGCEAKSIQNRACLGQCFSYSVPNTFPQSTESLVHCDSCMPAQSMWEIVTLECPGHEEVPRVDKLVEKILHCSCQACGKEPSHEGLSVYVQGEDGPGSQPGTHPHPHPHPHPGGQTPEPEDPPGAPHTEEEGAED, from the exons ATGTGCAGCCCGGCCCTGCAGCAGCTCATTAGCATGGATTTGTTTTGGAGACTGTTTTTGGTTTGCGGGCAGGAGGGTCTGCA GGCTCTGGAGGCCACGGGCATGATGCTTCGGGTCCTGGTGGGGGCTGTCCTCCCTGCCATGCTACTGGCTGCCCCACCGCCCATCAACAAGCTGGCACTGTTCCCAGATAAGAGTGCCTGGTGTGAAGCCAAGAACATCACCCAGATCGTGGGCCACAGCGGCTGTGAGGCCAAGTCCATCCAGAACAG GGCGTGCTTAGGACAGTGCTTCAGTTACAGCGTCCCCAACACCTTCCCGCAGTCCACAGAGTCCCTGGTTCACTGTGACTCCTGCATGCCAGCCCAGTCCATGTGGGAGATT GTGACGCTGGAGTGCCCGGGCCACGAGGAGGTGCCCAGGGTGGACAAGCTGGTGGAGAAGATCCTGCACTGTAGCTGCCAGGCCTGCGGCAAGGAGCCTAGTCACGAGGGGCTGAGCGTCTATGTGCAGGGCGAGGATGGGCCGGGATCCCAGCCCGgcacccaccctcacccccatccccatccccaccctggCGGGCAGACCCCTGAGCCCGAGGACCCCCCTGGGGCCCCCCACACGGAGGAAGAGGGGGCTGAGGACTGA